ACTATTCTCTACAAGCCTATTCGCAGGTTGCTTGAAGAGCGTGCGTCCCGGATGTCTTCCATCCAGGGCGATGTGGAAAAATATGAGCGCAATGCCGAGCAACTCCTTAAGGATTTTGAAATGAAGTTGGCCGAGGCCCGTGCATCCGGGCAGAATGAAATGGAGCAGTTGAAGCAGGAGGCCAGGGAGGAGGAGCATCAGATTCTCGAGACGAGTAATAAGGAGTCTGCTGCCAGGAAGCAGGAGTTGATGGCTGAACTCACATCAGAGATCGATGCTGCGAGGAAGGATCTTACGGCAAAAATCGAGGCCTTTGCCGTGGATATTTCGCAGAAGCTTCTGGGGAGGGCTATATAAATGGATTATATGAGGAAAGGTTGGGCTGGTATCCGGTCCCTGGTCGTAGTCTTTTCTTTTGTGGTTCTTCTGGTGGCCGCGGGTGGAGTGGCAGCGGCTGCCGACGAAGAGTCGGGGCACGATACTGCGGGCCTTGAATCAGTCCATGATACTGCCGCCGTGGGAGGTCATGAAACGGCATCCCCTGGTGAAGAGGCTGCCGCCGGCCATGAAGAAGGCCATGGCGCCGCCCATGAGGGCCATCACGGGCTGACCCACAGCCAGATAATGACTTTTGTCTGGTTCTGTCTTAATTTTGCTCTTCTTGTCTGCATACTGGTGAAATTCGGGAAAAAGCCTGTTACGGAAGCCCTTAAAGGAAGAACCGAATCGATAAGGGCCGCATTTGAAGAGCTGGAGGCCAAGCGAGCTGATGCAGAGCGCAAGTATGCAGAGTATGAGGGCAGGCTTTCCACTATGGATGAACAGGCAGAGCGTATACTGAAGAGTTTCACTGAGCAGGGGCAGGCAGTGAAAGAGAAGATTATAGCACAGGCCCACGAGACTGCAGAGCACATCAAGGCCCAGGCAGAATTTTACGTGCAACAGGAGCTTGCCAAGGCAAAGACCGAGTTGCAGACAGAAGTGGCTGATATGGCCGTCAAGATGGCAGAAGATCTAATTCGCAAGAACCTGAATGAGCAGGATCATCATCGCCTCATCAGTGAATATCTTGAAAGGGTGGTGCAGAAAAATTGACCAGTACAGTTATAGCTAAAAGGTATGCCAAGGCCCTCTTTGCCGTTGCCAAAGAGGAAGGGAAGTTAGAGGCCTATAGTCAGGCCTTGAAGGACATAGACGCCTTTCTGGAGGAAAGTCCTGACGTTGAGGCCGCACTTGTGAGCCCGGTGTTTCCGGCTGACATTAAAAAGACAGTCATAAAGGAGATTATCAAGGCCCTGAGTGTTGAAGCCGCCCTTGCGAATTTCCTGCAACTCCTGGTGGAGCGTGGCAGGATACAGCACTTGAAGTTGATGGCGGCCTGTTTCCAGGAGCTTATGGACGAGGAGACCGGTGTCGTGCGCGCAGTGGTCCGCTCCGCGGTTCCTTTGCCCAAAGACCTGCAGGACAAGTTTTCAGAGGTCCTGGCACAGGTTGCCGGCAAGCAGGTGACTTTACAGATAGAGGAAGATCCCGCTATAATTGGCGGTATAGTCGCCCGTGTAGGCGATATGGTTCTGGATGGCAGTATCAGGAGCCAGCTACAGAGTATCAGAGAATCCATAGGAAGGGGTGAGTTGGGATAATGGCACAGATAAAAGCTCAGGAAATCAGTGACATCATAAAGAAGCAGATTCAGGATTACGAGAAGGCAATTGATCTCGCCGAGACAGGTACGGTCCTGTCGGTCGGTGACAACGTCGCCCGTGTCTATGGCGTACGGAATTGCATGTCCATGGAGCTCCTGGAGTTCCCTGGGGGTATCATGGGTATTGCCCTGAACCTTGAGGAGGACAATGTCGGTGTTGCCGTTATGGGTGACGTCAGGGGGATCAAGGAGGGTGACCTGGTCAAGAGGACGGCCAGAATCGCCGAGGTGCCCGTGGGGGAGGCCTTACTGGGCCGTGTCGTGGATGCCCTTGGCAGTCCCATAGACGGAAAGGGCCCGATCGACGCAAAGGAGACCAGACGTATTGAGATGAAGGCCCCCGGCGTGATCGACAGGAAGGGAGTCCACGAGCCGTGCTACACAGGTCTCAAGGCGATCGACTCCATGACGCCTGTTGGTAGGGGGCAGCGCGAGCTGATCATCGGTGACCGCCAGATAGGAAAGACGGCGATTTGCGTGGACGCTATCATCGCCCAGAAAGAAACGGATGTGTACTGCATATATGTGGCCTCCGGTCAGAAACAGGCCACAGTGGCCCTGGTTGCCGAGGCCCTGCGCCGTCACGGGGCCATGGATTACACCACCATAGTCGCAGCCAGCGGCAGTGAGCCCGCGTCCCTGCAGTACCTGGCCGCCTATGCCGGATGCGCAATGGGCGAGTACTTCCGCGACAAGGGGCAGCATGCACTCATTCTCTATGACGATCTGTCAAAGCAGGCGGTTTCCTACCGCGAGCTTTCGTTGCTGCTGAGACGTCCTCCGGGGCGTGAGGCCTATCCCGGTGATATCTTTTACAACCATTCAAGGCTTCTGGAGAGGGCTGCCAAATTGAACGATGAATTGGGTTCAGGCAGTCTTACGGCCCTGCCCGTAATTGAGACCCAGCAGGGTGACGTGTCCGCCTATATTCCTACAAATGTTATTTCCATTACGGACGGCCAGGTATATCTGGAGCCGGGGCTCTTTTTTGCCGGTGTCCGTCCGGCCATCAACGTCGGCCTGTCGGTATCCAGGGTCGGCGGCGCGGCACAGGTAAAGGCCATGAAACAGGTGGCGGGTACCCTGAGGCTTGATCTGGCCCAGTACCGTGAGCTTGCGGCCTTTGCCCAGTTCGGTAGTGATCTGGACAAGGCCACACAGGACCAGTTGAACCGTGGCGAGCGCCTGGTTGAGATCCTGAAGCAGCCGCAGTATGCACCTCTTCCAATGGAGAAACAGGTAACCATCCTCTATGCCGGTACAAGAGGGCACCTGGACGAGTTGCCGGTTAACGTGCTCCATGATTTTGAGAAAGAGCTCTATGAATTTGTTGAGAATAAGCACCCTGATATCTTCAGTGAACTCAAGGAAAAGCTGGCCATAGACGATGCCCTTGACAAGAAGATGGGCGCGGCAATCGGGGGTTTTGTCAAGGAGTTCAAGGCGAACCGTAATCTTTAGGAACAAAAGGGGGGCTGCCTTAAATGCCGTCACTGAAAGATCTAAAGCTTAAGATAGCAGGTATAAAAAAGACCGAGCAGATTACCAAGGCCATGAACATGGTGGCTGCTGCAAAGCTGCGCGGGGCCCAGCAGCGCATGGAAGACTTTCGTCCCTATGCTGAGAAGTTCTCTGCTGTGATGGGAGAGTTGGCAGGTGCGGGTATCAACCCGGACGCCTTTCCGCTCATGGCGGCCAGGCCCGTGAAGAAGGTCATGCTGATACTGGTGACCTCTGACAGGGGTTTGTGCGGGGCCTTTAATTCCAACCTCATCAAGGCCGCTGAGAAGTTTCTCAAGTCACAGCAGGAAGAAGGCCGTGAAGGTTGTCTTGCCTGTGTCGGAAAGAAAGGCAACACCTTTTTTAAGAAAAGTCCGTTTGAGATATTGCACAGCAGCGTGGGCATCATGGACAAGATACAGATGTTCAATGCGAGGCAGGTGGGCCAGGAGGTCATCAATCTGTTTCTTGAGGAAGAGGTGGATGAAGTCCAGTTGCTTTACGGCCGTTTCATAAACGTTGTGCTGCAGCGCCCCACTATGAATCGCCTCCTGCCGATCAGCACGGAAGGTCTTGAGGAGGCTGAGGAGGGGGCGACTGAAGGACCGAAGGCGACATATATATATGAGCCCGATCCTGAAGAGATCCTCAATCAGTTGATGCCCATGTATGTGAACGTACAGATTATGCACGCCATGCTCGAGACCGGGGCAAGCGAGCAGGCGGCCCGCATGACGGCAATGGACAATGCCACACGTGCATGCGGAGATATGATTACAGATCTCACACTGGTTATGAACAAGGCCAGGCAGAGCGCAATAACTGCGGAACTCATGGATATTGTTGGCGGGGCCGAGGCACTCAAGTAAGGGGCAGGCTCTGTTGGCTGTTAGAGAAAAATATTTTGACGCCTGGATCAGGCGTCTGGGGAGGTAGGAAGATAAATGGCAACTGAAACTGCAGCAAATATGGGGAAGATATCTCAGGTCATCGGTGCTGTTGTCGATGTGGAGTTCGAGCCCGGTAAGGTACCATCTATCCTGAACGGTCTTATGGTCACCAATCCGGCCATTAGCGATAAGGAGGAGAACCTGGTCCTTGAGGTTGCCCAGCACCTTGGCGACAACGTGGCGCGCACCATTGCTATGGACACCACGGACGGGCTTGTCCGCGGCATGCCGGTGAGGGATACGGGTGATGCCATAAAGATCCCTGTCGGCAAGCCGACCCTGGGCCGGATTATGAATGTCGTGGGCTGGCCGGTTGATGGGTTGGGGCCGATTGACGACAGTATAACATCACCTATTCACCGTAAATGCCCGGACTTTGTGGAACAGGACACGAGTGTCAATGTCCTTGAGACCGGTGTGAAGGTAATGGACCTGCTGGTCCCCTTCCCCCGTGGCGGCAAGATGGGGCTCTTCGGCGGTGCGGGCGTTGGAAAGACCGTCATTATGATGGAGATGATCCACAATATCGCCATGCAGCACGGCGGTATCTCGGTCTTCTGTGGCGCCGGTGAGCGTACCCGTGAAGGAAACGACCTGTACCACGAGATGAAGGATTCAGGGGTCTTGCCAAAGGCTGCGCTTATCTATGGACAGATGACAGAACCTCCCGGAGCAAGGGCGCGTATCGGTCTTACCGGACTTACGGCAGCAGAGTACTTCCGTGACGAGGAAGGCCAGGATGTGCTCTTCTTCATAGATAATATATTCCGGTTTACCCAGGCAGGTTCAGAGGTCTCGGCCCTGCTTGGACGTATTCCCTCCGCAGTGGGTTACCAGCCGACACTGGCTACAGACCTTGGTGCGCTGCAGGAGCGGATTACCTCTACGAACAAGGGTTCCATTACCGCGGTTGAGTGTGTGTATGTGCCGGCTGACGACCTGACTGACCCTGCTCCTGCCACAACCTTTGCCCACCTTGATGGTACAGTGGTCCTCTCGCGGCAGATTACAGAGCTTGGTATATATCCTGCCGTGGACCCGCTGGATTCCACGTCCCGTATTCTCGACCCCAATGTCGTTGGCGAGGAGCATCATCACGTGGCCAGAACGCTCCAGCAGACCCTGCAGAAGTACAAGGACCTTCAGGACATCATCGCAATCCTGGGTATGGACGAACTCTCAGATGAAGACAAGCTCACAGTGCAGAGGGCACGGAGATGCCAGAGGTTCCTCTCCCAGCCGTTCCACGTGGCTGAGACCTTTACCGGTATGCCTGGCAAGTACATTAAGGTCGAAGATACGGTCCGTGGGTTCAAGGAGGTCCTGGAGGGCAAGCATGATGAACTGCCCGAGGCGGCGTTCTATATGGTGGGCGGCATAGAGGAGGCCGTGGAGAAGGCAGGCAAGATGGCATAAATGGACCCCTTGTCGGCGGATGAGACTGAAGAAAGTGGTAATCATCGTACCAGCAATAACCCGACTGTGAAGTCGCAGAAGCGGGTCTGGGGAAAAGTAAATGGCAAACAAGATACTTCTTGAGGTAGTAACACCTTCTAAGCTTGTGGTGAGTGAGGAAGTGGAGCTGGTTACAGCGCCCGGTGGGGAAGGTGTCTTTGGTGTAATGGCAAACCACGCTCCCCTGTTGACCACGATCAGGATAGGCGAGTTGCATTATACCAATGACGGAAATATGGTCCGATTGGCATTGAGCGGCGGGTTCTGCGATGTGTCGAAGAATCGCATGACAGTGCTGGCCGAAAGTGCCGAGATAAGCACAGAAATCGATGTGGAGAGGGCCCTCAGGGCCAAGGAGAGGGCTGAGCGCAGATTGCAGGAGGCCGAGGCACGGAAGGGAGAAATTGACCTTGCACGTGCCCGGGCAGCCCTTTTCAGGGCCCTTGTGAGGCTACATGTAGGGGGTCACCAGGCTTAGCCTCAATCTATTGGAAATCAGACATAAAAGGGCAGGCGAAAGCCTGCCCTTTTTATTTCCGGAGGATTTCTCTAAAAATGGCAAATACCTTTATTAATGGACGTCGGCCCTGGGCGTCCATTATACTTGCGGCCGGCAAGGGGACCAGGATGAAATCGGAGGTCCCGAAGGTGATGCATCACCTCCTTGGGAAGCCGATTATAGGACATGTTCTGGACCTGCTGAGGAATCTGGATATCGGTCCCAGGGTCGTAGTAGCTGGCCATGGCGATGATCTTGTCAGAGATTATTTGAAAAAGACCGATATTAAGTTGGTGGTGCAGGAGCAGCAGCTCGGCACAGGCCATGCGGCATCTTGTGCAAAGGCTGCCTTGGGAGAGTTCCATGGCAATGTTTTGATCATTTGCGGGGATACACCCTTATTGAAAGAGAATACCCTTGCCTCATTCATGGAAGATCATGCAGATTCCGGGAGGATTCTATCTTTGTTGACCGCGCACCTGAAAGATCCAACCGGATACGGACGGGTGCTCAGGTCTGTGTCCGAAGATGCTCAGATTCAAGGAATAGTCGAGGAGAAAGATGCCACAGAGGCCCAAAGGCGGCTGACCGAGATAAATACGGGGACTTATGCGGTTGATTCGGGTTTTTTGTTTCATGCCCTTGATGCCGTTGGCTGCGATAATGTTCAGGGAGAGTATTATCTGACCGATATAGTAAGTATAGCAGTATCTGAGGGTGTCTCGGCAGGTGCTGTCAGTGCTGCTGCTGAGGATGAGGCCCGGGGGATCAATTCGAGGACTGAGCTTGCCAGGGCCGAGACAATTTTGTTGGATAGGATAAGAAAAAACTGGATGGAATTCGGGGTGAGCTTTGAGCTTTATAAATCCATCTACATAGAGCCGGATGTCATGCTGTCCAGAGATGTTACGATAGGTCCCCATGTAGTCCTTAAGGGCAGGACAACAGTAGGTGAAGGGGCAAAACTGGGTGCCTTTAGTTATCTTGAAGGGGTGCAAGTGCCTCCCGGCAGCATAATACCTCCTTTTAGCCGGTTGATTAATTAACCGGCCAGCTCAGAGAGAATTCCAGGGTTGACGTATGCACGACCAGTGGTTTTAATGTCTCTAAATTCAGGAGATGGGATATGGGTAACCAGGAGCTTCATCTATTAGAAGAAAAAGTAGATAAACTTTTAAGATATTGCGAACAATTAGTATCTGAGCGTGATAATCTTCTCAGGCAGACACAGGAACAGAATACACAGCTAAAGGAATTAGCGGATAAATTGGCCCGGTTTGAAGAAGAGAGGGAGAATGTTCGCCTTCGGATTTCAGGAATTTTAGGTAAAATCGAACAGATCGATACGTTTTCTGAGGAGTTGGAAGCTACTGCTGAAGCGCATCAAACCGCTATGCCTTTGGGTGTTTAGACAAATTGGAAACGGCACAGATAATAAAATTAAATTTTTTTGGTCAGGTTTATGAACTGAAGGCCGATGATCCGGAGGTTGATGTAAGGGAAGTCGTGGAATATGTTCAGGCAAAGGTGAGAGAGCAAGAGACTGCAAACAAGGGCATGGCTCCTCATAAGATGGTGGTTTTGGCTATGCTTAACGCGGGCAAAGATTATATATTGGCCAGACATCAACTCAGTGAATTAAAGGAGACGGTTGTTGGCAAGGCCAGTCGATTGGTTGCCAAAATTGATTCCGTAATGGATTAAGTTTGCAGATCGTGGTATTATATCGAAACTTGAAATTGGAAATTGGAAAAACACAAAAAATGATATAGATGCGTTACCAATTTCCAATTTCAAGTTTCGAATTTATTTGTTTCCCCTGCTGTGTTGGTGATTGGCAGAGTTTGTTGAGCCAACTCTCTTTACAAGGGTGTCTCCTCTCCGCATAGGGATGGAAGGAGAGAAATCTCTTTCCCGAATAGCGGATGAGACGCCCACCTGGTTTGCCAGGTTCAATAGATTTTGTCGACACGGCATAAGTGGGGGATTAGGCTATAACCCCGTTCGGGTTCATATATATAACGGATATGGTAACAGGTTGTACATCCACGTAATGTGTCTATGGCAAATTGAGCAACGGCCATATATGACTGCATGGTTAAGGATGCCATACATGTCTTTTGAAATCCGGCCGGTTTTGCTATAATAGCTGGACTTTTTCAGTGGGGGGTTGTGAAGAAATCCTCCTAAGTAAAAATTCGAAAGAAGTGAAATCGATAGTCTTGATTCGGGGCTCAGTGAAATGCGATGTTTTGACACGGATCTCAGGTCTTCTTTTGTTTTTGGGCCGATCCAGAGGGAGAATATTTTCTATCTAGCGGGCATTTCATAGTTTCAGCACATTTTTTTGGGTCGATTCCGGCCCGGATTTCAACCGCCAGCCAAAATCCGTAAGCAACCGTCATCAAGACGCTCCGTCAGGGAGTCTGGATGGGGTGTGGCCATCCTATATGGAAGGGAGGTGCCACCCATCATGGAAATTTCTTACGTTTTATTTGCGGCCATCGTGGGTCTGGGTGTTGGCCTGGCTGCTGGCATATGGTTTGCTGGGCGCAGGACTGTTGACAAGATTGCTTCGGTAAGGGAGGAAGTTGAGCGCTTAAAGAGAGAGGCCCGGGCAGAGGCAGAGAGACTGCGTAAGGAAGCCAGGATACAGGGTCAGGAGGATATCTTTCAGCTAAAAAGAGAGACCGAGAAAGAGATAAAGGAGTGGAAGGCCGAACTGCGCAGTCAGGAGAGGCGTCTTCAGCAGAAGGAGCAGCAGGTAGATCGTAAGTATGAGCTGGTTGACCATAAGGAAATTGAGGTACTTGAGAAGGAAGAAGGATTGAAGCGGCTAGAGCATACGCTCCAGGAAAAGGAAAAAGAGATAGAGGACCTGGTAAACAAACAGAAGAGACAGCTTGAAAAGATAGCAGGCATGTCGGTTCAGGAGGCCAAGGAATGTCTGCTCGAGACATTAGAGGCCGATGTCAGGCAGGATGCAGCCAAACTGGTTAAAAATATAGAGATAGAGACCATGGAGACTGCCGAGAAAAGGTCAAAGGAGATAATCTCACTGGCTATAGCCAGGTATGCAGGTGAATACGTGACTGAACGTACTGTTTCAGTGGTACACTTGCCCAATGAAGAAATGAAGGGCCGCATAATTGGCCGGGAGGGCAGAAATATCCGGGCTATAGAGGCAGCTACTGGTATAGATCTCATCATTGATGATACCCCTGAAGCCGTTCTGTTGTCAGGTTTCAATTCAGTGCGTAGAGAAGTGGCCAGGATTGCCCTTGAGAGATTGGTTGCCGATGGCAGAATTCATCCAGCCCGTATTGAAGAGGTAGTAAGAAAGGTAGAAAAAGAAATAGATAACACCATCCGTGAGAAAGGAGAGCAGGCCGCTTTTGATGTCGGGGCCTATGGGATTCATCCTGAACTCATAAAGCTCCTGGGCAAGCTTCATTTCCGTACCAGCTATGCCCAGAATGTATTGCAGCATTCTATCGAGGTAGCTTTTCTCTGTGGTGTAATGGCATCTGAGTTGGGTGTCAACGTAAAGGTGGCGAAACGGGCCGGATTGCTTCATGATGTTGGAAAGGCCGTGGACCATGAGGTGGAAGGTCCGCATGCCATTATAGGTGCTGATCTGGCCAGGAAGTATGGTGAGTCCCAGGATATTGTACATGCCATTGCGGCCCATCACGAAGATGTGAAGCCGGATACGGTAATGGCGGTCCTTGTGCAGGCGGCGGATGCCCTTTCAGGAGCAAGGCCCGGGGCCAGGCGGGAAATGCTTGAGAGTTATGTAAGACG
This DNA window, taken from Deltaproteobacteria bacterium, encodes the following:
- the atpF gene encoding ATP synthase F0 subunit B, with product MDYMRKGWAGIRSLVVVFSFVVLLVAAGGVAAAADEESGHDTAGLESVHDTAAVGGHETASPGEEAAAGHEEGHGAAHEGHHGLTHSQIMTFVWFCLNFALLVCILVKFGKKPVTEALKGRTESIRAAFEELEAKRADAERKYAEYEGRLSTMDEQAERILKSFTEQGQAVKEKIIAQAHETAEHIKAQAEFYVQQELAKAKTELQTEVADMAVKMAEDLIRKNLNEQDHHRLISEYLERVVQKN
- a CDS encoding F0F1 ATP synthase subunit delta, with the translated sequence MTSTVIAKRYAKALFAVAKEEGKLEAYSQALKDIDAFLEESPDVEAALVSPVFPADIKKTVIKEIIKALSVEAALANFLQLLVERGRIQHLKLMAACFQELMDEETGVVRAVVRSAVPLPKDLQDKFSEVLAQVAGKQVTLQIEEDPAIIGGIVARVGDMVLDGSIRSQLQSIRESIGRGELG
- a CDS encoding F0F1 ATP synthase subunit alpha, which produces MAQIKAQEISDIIKKQIQDYEKAIDLAETGTVLSVGDNVARVYGVRNCMSMELLEFPGGIMGIALNLEEDNVGVAVMGDVRGIKEGDLVKRTARIAEVPVGEALLGRVVDALGSPIDGKGPIDAKETRRIEMKAPGVIDRKGVHEPCYTGLKAIDSMTPVGRGQRELIIGDRQIGKTAICVDAIIAQKETDVYCIYVASGQKQATVALVAEALRRHGAMDYTTIVAASGSEPASLQYLAAYAGCAMGEYFRDKGQHALILYDDLSKQAVSYRELSLLLRRPPGREAYPGDIFYNHSRLLERAAKLNDELGSGSLTALPVIETQQGDVSAYIPTNVISITDGQVYLEPGLFFAGVRPAINVGLSVSRVGGAAQVKAMKQVAGTLRLDLAQYRELAAFAQFGSDLDKATQDQLNRGERLVEILKQPQYAPLPMEKQVTILYAGTRGHLDELPVNVLHDFEKELYEFVENKHPDIFSELKEKLAIDDALDKKMGAAIGGFVKEFKANRNL
- the atpG gene encoding ATP synthase F1 subunit gamma, whose amino-acid sequence is MPSLKDLKLKIAGIKKTEQITKAMNMVAAAKLRGAQQRMEDFRPYAEKFSAVMGELAGAGINPDAFPLMAARPVKKVMLILVTSDRGLCGAFNSNLIKAAEKFLKSQQEEGREGCLACVGKKGNTFFKKSPFEILHSSVGIMDKIQMFNARQVGQEVINLFLEEEVDEVQLLYGRFINVVLQRPTMNRLLPISTEGLEEAEEGATEGPKATYIYEPDPEEILNQLMPMYVNVQIMHAMLETGASEQAARMTAMDNATRACGDMITDLTLVMNKARQSAITAELMDIVGGAEALK
- the atpD gene encoding F0F1 ATP synthase subunit beta; translation: MATETAANMGKISQVIGAVVDVEFEPGKVPSILNGLMVTNPAISDKEENLVLEVAQHLGDNVARTIAMDTTDGLVRGMPVRDTGDAIKIPVGKPTLGRIMNVVGWPVDGLGPIDDSITSPIHRKCPDFVEQDTSVNVLETGVKVMDLLVPFPRGGKMGLFGGAGVGKTVIMMEMIHNIAMQHGGISVFCGAGERTREGNDLYHEMKDSGVLPKAALIYGQMTEPPGARARIGLTGLTAAEYFRDEEGQDVLFFIDNIFRFTQAGSEVSALLGRIPSAVGYQPTLATDLGALQERITSTNKGSITAVECVYVPADDLTDPAPATTFAHLDGTVVLSRQITELGIYPAVDPLDSTSRILDPNVVGEEHHHVARTLQQTLQKYKDLQDIIAILGMDELSDEDKLTVQRARRCQRFLSQPFHVAETFTGMPGKYIKVEDTVRGFKEVLEGKHDELPEAAFYMVGGIEEAVEKAGKMA
- the atpC gene encoding F0F1 ATP synthase subunit epsilon (produces ATP from ADP in the presence of a proton gradient across the membrane; the epsilon subunit is part of the catalytic core of the ATP synthase complex), with amino-acid sequence MANKILLEVVTPSKLVVSEEVELVTAPGGEGVFGVMANHAPLLTTIRIGELHYTNDGNMVRLALSGGFCDVSKNRMTVLAESAEISTEIDVERALRAKERAERRLQEAEARKGEIDLARARAALFRALVRLHVGGHQA
- the rny gene encoding ribonuclease Y; this translates as MEISYVLFAAIVGLGVGLAAGIWFAGRRTVDKIASVREEVERLKREARAEAERLRKEARIQGQEDIFQLKRETEKEIKEWKAELRSQERRLQQKEQQVDRKYELVDHKEIEVLEKEEGLKRLEHTLQEKEKEIEDLVNKQKRQLEKIAGMSVQEAKECLLETLEADVRQDAAKLVKNIEIETMETAEKRSKEIISLAIARYAGEYVTERTVSVVHLPNEEMKGRIIGREGRNIRAIEAATGIDLIIDDTPEAVLLSGFNSVRREVARIALERLVADGRIHPARIEEVVRKVEKEIDNTIREKGEQAAFDVGAYGIHPELIKLLGKLHFRTSYAQNVLQHSIEVAFLCGVMASELGVNVKVAKRAGLLHDVGKAVDHEVEGPHAIIGADLARKYGESQDIVHAIAAHHEDVKPDTVMAVLVQAADALSGARPGARREMLESYVRRLEDLENIAKSFEGVQKSYAIQAGREIRIVVLSDKVSDAEIPLLCRDVAKKIESELSYPGQIKVTVVRETRAVEYAR